From one Leptospira stimsonii genomic stretch:
- a CDS encoding response regulator — MKKIVLIVDDNDRYANNLKVWFEKNGFETVRAVDAAQGWEIYSQDKNRFHTIVTDITMETQTSGLWMIRKIHKDGYQGNKIIATTGFDFPGVMFLSSSILPGFAGIGWMVPKVPLKEGNVVFLPTLLKKKIPYESIL; from the coding sequence ATGAAAAAGATCGTTTTGATCGTAGACGATAACGACCGCTATGCGAACAATCTCAAGGTTTGGTTTGAAAAAAACGGATTTGAAACCGTTCGCGCTGTGGATGCGGCGCAAGGTTGGGAAATCTATTCTCAGGATAAGAATCGATTTCATACGATCGTGACGGATATCACGATGGAAACCCAGACTTCGGGTCTTTGGATGATTCGCAAGATTCACAAGGATGGTTATCAGGGAAACAAAATCATCGCTACCACGGGTTTTGATTTTCCGGGAGTTATGTTTCTTTCCAGTTCGATTCTTCCCGGATTTGCGGGAATCGGATGGATGGTCCCGAAGGTTCCTCTGAAGGAAGGAAACGTGGTTTTCCTTCCTACTTTGTTGAAAAAGAAAATTCCTTACGAATCAATTCTCTGA
- a CDS encoding ABC transporter ATP-binding protein, translated as MKLFFRLLSYSVHYKYRFSLGIVFALLTAILNAVSLTAFIPLFDSLGNDKQTRFQLQLTLPEQRILLKEKVFGDESLDGLERTKLLLIDVKEWINGRTKGLEPKEVVWAICIIVMPLYLLKLITYLLSVFCIATAGYKAVRDIRQELFEKNQLLPLTYFFKEKTGMMMSRIINDVEVVAAVISSNFRDATINFFYVITHLMVLLYLNTELLIVACLTVPVIILPVTLFTRKITKSTMRSQEKMADLNANIQEMISGIKVIRVFNTESYEQGKFGKINHNVYRRNFKGQFYLQIAPSLVELTSSIVVLGFFAAGASLIYNGRFTQGEFMAFLLTLLFLLRPLTQLSQMVGKITQAIASGKRIFEIIDLETEDHSEESKISAPPLATSIEFKSLFFSYPGTNTAVLKDINLKVKKGETIALIGASGCGKSTLMDLLPRFFDPTSGSIEFDGTDIRDISLGDLRKKIGIVTQDIFLFHGSVADNIAYGKPGATRKDVIRAARLAHAHDFIKKMDNGYDSILGVRGLNLSGGQRQRLVIARALLRDPEIMILDEATSALDVESERLVSDALRRLYANRTTFVIAHRLSTIKDIPRIIVMDNGKIVEEGDHNSLYEQNGIYRKLSDNQFAANNGVLP; from the coding sequence ATGAAGCTTTTTTTCAGGCTTTTGTCTTACTCCGTACATTACAAGTATCGATTCTCTTTGGGAATCGTATTTGCGCTTTTGACGGCGATCCTCAACGCCGTTTCACTCACCGCATTCATTCCTCTTTTTGATTCTTTGGGCAACGACAAACAAACCCGTTTTCAGTTGCAACTAACGTTGCCGGAACAAAGAATCCTTCTCAAAGAGAAGGTTTTTGGAGATGAGTCTCTTGACGGGTTGGAAAGGACTAAACTCCTTTTGATCGACGTAAAGGAATGGATCAACGGAAGAACCAAAGGCCTCGAACCGAAGGAAGTCGTTTGGGCGATTTGTATCATCGTGATGCCGCTCTATCTTTTGAAGTTGATCACGTATCTTTTATCCGTTTTCTGTATCGCAACGGCCGGATACAAAGCAGTTCGGGACATTCGACAAGAATTGTTCGAGAAGAATCAACTTCTTCCTCTCACTTACTTCTTCAAAGAAAAAACCGGGATGATGATGAGTAGAATCATCAACGACGTGGAAGTCGTGGCCGCCGTGATCTCGAGCAACTTCCGCGACGCGACGATCAACTTCTTTTACGTGATCACTCACTTAATGGTTTTATTATATTTAAATACGGAACTGCTCATAGTCGCCTGTCTCACTGTGCCAGTGATCATTCTTCCCGTAACTTTGTTTACGAGAAAGATCACGAAGTCCACGATGCGTTCCCAGGAAAAAATGGCGGACCTCAACGCAAACATCCAAGAGATGATTTCCGGAATCAAGGTGATCCGAGTTTTTAACACGGAAAGTTACGAACAAGGAAAATTCGGGAAAATCAATCACAACGTTTATCGAAGAAACTTCAAAGGTCAATTTTATCTTCAGATCGCGCCCTCTCTTGTCGAGTTGACCTCCTCGATCGTAGTTCTCGGTTTTTTTGCCGCGGGTGCGAGTCTCATCTACAACGGAAGATTCACTCAGGGAGAATTTATGGCGTTTCTCCTAACGTTGCTTTTTCTCTTGAGGCCGTTGACTCAGCTTTCGCAGATGGTCGGAAAGATCACGCAGGCGATCGCTTCCGGAAAACGAATTTTCGAAATCATCGATTTGGAGACGGAAGACCACAGCGAAGAAAGTAAAATTTCCGCGCCACCTCTCGCAACGAGCATCGAATTTAAAAGTCTATTCTTCTCCTATCCCGGAACAAACACGGCAGTTCTCAAAGACATCAATCTCAAGGTGAAAAAGGGTGAAACGATCGCGCTTATCGGAGCGAGCGGTTGTGGAAAGTCTACACTCATGGACTTACTTCCGCGCTTCTTTGATCCGACCTCGGGTTCGATCGAATTCGACGGAACCGATATTCGAGATATCAGTCTCGGGGATCTTCGAAAAAAGATCGGGATCGTAACTCAGGATATATTTTTATTCCACGGATCCGTTGCGGATAATATCGCCTATGGAAAACCGGGAGCGACTCGCAAAGACGTGATCCGCGCGGCACGACTTGCACACGCCCACGACTTTATCAAAAAGATGGACAACGGATACGATAGCATTCTTGGAGTTCGGGGTCTCAATCTTTCCGGCGGTCAGAGACAAAGACTCGTGATCGCTCGAGCGCTATTACGCGACCCCGAAATTATGATCTTGGACGAAGCCACTTCCGCGTTGGACGTGGAATCGGAACGTCTTGTAAGCGATGCACTTCGACGTTTGTATGCGAATCGTACAACGTTTGTGATCGCGCATAGGCTTTCCACGATCAAAGACATTCCGAGAATCATCGTGATGGATAACGGAAAGATCGTGGAAGAAGGGGATCACAATTCTCTCTATGAACAAAACGGAATCTATCGAAAACTTTCGGACAATCAATTTGCGGCGAATAACGGAGTGTTACCATGA
- a CDS encoding anthranilate synthase component II: MLLLIDNYDSFTYNLYQYFCQIGNNVEVFRNDRISLNEINELAPKGIILSPGPGRPEDSKVCLDVIRELGGKVPIFGVCLGHQAIGLVHGGKIVSAPSIMHGKVSLIEHDGRDIYKGIPSPFVATRYHSLVIQPESMPAELEVASKTPDGVIMGVRHKTKKHLYGVQFHPESIMTSAGLDLVRNFSSIVQEL, encoded by the coding sequence ATGCTTCTCCTGATCGATAATTACGATTCATTCACATACAATCTCTATCAGTATTTTTGCCAGATCGGAAACAACGTGGAAGTGTTTCGTAACGATAGAATTTCGTTAAACGAAATCAACGAACTCGCACCCAAGGGAATCATTCTTTCTCCGGGTCCGGGACGTCCCGAAGATTCAAAGGTTTGTCTCGATGTGATCCGTGAACTCGGAGGCAAGGTTCCCATTTTCGGAGTTTGTCTCGGACACCAAGCGATCGGTCTTGTTCACGGAGGAAAGATCGTTTCCGCTCCTTCGATCATGCACGGAAAGGTTTCTCTCATCGAACACGATGGACGAGATATCTATAAAGGAATTCCTTCTCCTTTTGTGGCGACTCGTTATCATTCTCTTGTCATTCAACCGGAAAGTATGCCGGCGGAATTGGAAGTGGCTTCGAAAACTCCGGATGGGGTGATCATGGGAGTTCGTCACAAAACAAAAAAACATCTCTACGGAGTTCAGTTTCATCCGGAATCCATTATGACCAGCGCGGGTTTGGATCTGGTCAGAAATTTTTCCTCAATCGTTCAGGAGTTATGA